The proteins below come from a single Ostrinia nubilalis chromosome Z, ilOstNubi1.1, whole genome shotgun sequence genomic window:
- the LOC135086738 gene encoding uncharacterized protein LOC135086738 has translation MPSRVNSLYSDVGAWSGKFRPVMDEIESDEALRFYQFLNYLDGGSFGTGPIDEFVDAMYRLANYMKQQNSRETQARGMRELEAINGEKGNSIKTVLEVSTVIMRKKRKFFCTSEVKEPIVNNKVICKDRILLPIAGTSCRDAIMYWHPDLTEEHYCVGALESKSAVHIMDIEGEMFCKGDDYSKREFLLACDFYEDQESPVADLLQYYPDPDPEISPKLF, from the exons ATGCCCAGCCGAGTTAATTCATTATACTCCGATGTTGGGGCTTGGAGCGGCAAATTT agGCCTGTTATGGATGAAATAGAATCAGATGAAGCATTAAGATTTTACCAATTTCTAAACTATTTAGATGGTGGTAGTTTTGGAACAG GTCCCATAGATGAGTTTGTAGATGCTATGTACAGGTTAGCAAATTATATGAAACAACAAAACAGTCGTGAGACACAAGCTAGAGGAATGCGAGAACTGGAAGCAATTAACGGTGAAAAAG GAAACAGCATTAAAACGGTATTGGAAGTAAGTACAGTTATAATGAGGAAAAAAAGGAAATTCTTCTGCACTAGTGAAGTCAAGGAACCCATTGTGAATAATAAAGTAATATGTAAG GATAGAATTTTGTTGCCCATTGCTGGAACATCTTGTAGAGATGCTATAATGTATTGGCATCCTGACCTTACCGAAGAGCATTATTGCGTCGGGGCACTCGAGTCTAAAAGTGCAGTTCACATTATGGATATTGAAG GTGAAATGTTTTGCAAGGGAGACGACTATTCTAAACGAGAGTTTCTGCTTGCGTGTGACTTTTATGAGGACCAAGAATCACCCGTAGCAGATCTGCTGCAATATTATCCTGACCCCGATCCAGAAATAAGCCCCAAACTGTTTTAa